The Paenibacillus sp. FSL H7-0357 nucleotide sequence GCGGCGCTGTTCGCTTCCGCGCTGAGAACCTTGACGTTGAAGTTCCAGGAGGCAAAGCTACAATCCTGCGCAGCAAAGGCTACATCGGCAAAGAAGTGATCATGGGCGTTCGTCCAGAAGATATCCATGAAGAACCAGTATTCCTGGAAGCTTCCCCGAACACAATCTTCACTTCGCTGGTAGATGTTACGGAAAACCTTGGTCATGAAATGCTCCTTTACTTGAGTGGTCTGGGCAGCAACACTGTAATTGCCCGTGTAGATGGACGTTCCACTACCCGTGAAGGCAGCAAGCCTAAATTGGCAATTGACATGAACAAAATCCACATCTTTGATAAAGAATCCGAACTTAACGTATTGTTGGGCTAAGATAGAAATATCTTCCCTTTTAAAGAAAGCCGCCTGAAAGGGCGGCTTTTTTGTCTTCTTGGAGCCTTCCGCTAATGACCTCCTAAGCTATAGGAATAGATGGGTAGAATATAAGCAGGTTTGGGTTCAACTCCTTATATATCAATGGATCTAAGGGCAAGGTAGCAGGTATTAAGATTGCATTAAAGGGGATTATCAATTAAGATAGCAGGAGAATTACCTACGGATGGAATGGAAAGAGTTGTTAACCAAATGTAGGAAAGCGGACATAACCGTTAGGTGACGAAAGGACGGACATACATGGCTAAGAAGGTAAAAGTATCGGAATTGGTACAGCATTTTCAATTAGAGGTTGTTTCCGGGCATGAAGGTCTGAAGAGACCGATTACAGTGGATGACTTGAATCGGCCCGGGCTGGAAATAGCAGGTTATTTCGAATATTATCCGGAAGAACGGGTACAGCTGCTGGGCAAGACAGAGCTGGCCTTCTTTTCTATGCTTTCGGAGGAAGAGCGCAAGAGCCGGATTCGCGGGATCTGTAAGGATAACACACCCTGCATTGTCATTACAAGAGCATTGGATGTGCCGCAGGAGCTAATTGACATAAGCAATGAAAAAGGGCTTCCGGTATTGCGCAGCTCGATGGCTACAACGATTTTTTCCAGTAGACTGACCAGCTTCCTTGAAGGCAGACTTGCACCTACAGCAACCATTCATGGCGTTCTCTGCGATGTATACGGTGTAGGCATGCTGATTACAGGCAGCAGCGGCATTGGTAAAAGTGAAACGGCACTTGAGCTCGTTAAACGCGGACATCGCTTGATCGCGGACGATGCCGTGGAAATCCGCCAGACCTCCGACAACCAGCTGCATGGTACGGCACCGGAGCTGATCCGCCATTTGCTCGAAATCCGCGGCGTCGGAATTATAAATGTAATGACACTCTTTGGTGCAGGCGCAATCCGCAATCATAAGCGTATTACGCTGGTGGTTCGGCTGGAAGCCTGGCAGCAGGACAAGCAATATGACCGGCTTGGTCTGGATGAAGAAACAACACGGATTATCGATACGGACGTTCCCCTCGTAACGATTCCGGTACGGCCAGGACGAAATCTTGCCGTTATTATTGAGGTTGCGGCCATGAACTACCGCTTGAAGCAAATGGGCTTTAACGCGGCTCTGCAGTTTACCAATAAACTTACAGCTACCATATCTGAAGACATGGATGATCTGGACTAGGAGTGTGAGAGCATGTTTTTTTCATTAGCGATTAATCCCATTGTATTCTCCATCGGTTCACTACCCGTTCACTGGTATGGTTTGATCCTGGGATTCGGCGCACTTGCCGGATTATTCCTCGCGATTCAGGAAGGCAAACGGTTTAATATTTCCCAGGAATTCTTTATGGATATGCTGCTGCTTGGAGTG carries:
- the hprK gene encoding HPr(Ser) kinase/phosphatase; the encoded protein is MAKKVKVSELVQHFQLEVVSGHEGLKRPITVDDLNRPGLEIAGYFEYYPEERVQLLGKTELAFFSMLSEEERKSRIRGICKDNTPCIVITRALDVPQELIDISNEKGLPVLRSSMATTIFSSRLTSFLEGRLAPTATIHGVLCDVYGVGMLITGSSGIGKSETALELVKRGHRLIADDAVEIRQTSDNQLHGTAPELIRHLLEIRGVGIINVMTLFGAGAIRNHKRITLVVRLEAWQQDKQYDRLGLDEETTRIIDTDVPLVTIPVRPGRNLAVIIEVAAMNYRLKQMGFNAALQFTNKLTATISEDMDDLD